A DNA window from Microcystis aeruginosa NIES-843 contains the following coding sequences:
- a CDS encoding AAA family ATPase yields MYNNFKTGGNKPHIPCSNRQAIFYQLETPSRFQQTHTQSQKIIPAVTKVIRETLRNIVFLDPRPAVMRDYAYAKYDDIKEDGSNLSSVLYAVCQQGETQKNKLLDFIRSLPEQDITDIRFIITDRKDVMVKLIESFGNKEHQIDAPLLSDGTLRVLAIAATLLSVNPGTFVIRAC; encoded by the coding sequence ATGTATAACAATTTTAAGACAGGTGGAAATAAGCCCCACATACCTTGCTCTAACCGACAAGCCATTTTTTATCAATTGGAAACTCCCAGTCGGTTCCAGCAAACTCATACTCAATCACAAAAAATTATTCCAGCAGTTACTAAAGTAATTCGAGAAACCTTGAGAAATATTGTCTTTCTTGATCCTCGTCCAGCAGTAATGCGGGATTATGCTTACGCTAAATATGATGATATTAAAGAAGATGGCTCTAACCTTTCTAGTGTTCTTTACGCAGTTTGTCAGCAGGGAGAGACTCAAAAAAACAAGTTGCTTGACTTCATTCGTTCATTACCAGAACAGGATATTACCGATATTCGCTTTATCATTACAGACCGCAAGGATGTTATGGTGAAACTAATAGAGTCTTTTGGGAACAAAGAACATCAGATAGATGCTCCTTTGTTGTCCGATGGTACTCTGAGAGTTTTAGCGATTGCTGCAACTCTACTAAGTGTAAATCCTGGAACTTTCGTAATTAGGGCTTGCTGA
- a CDS encoding ISL3 family transposase — translation MILDKFLNLEGTCIQGYRHLENIGIVFRIESKNKKATCPRCGLESDKLHQNHRHLVKDLPISGQPVYLQVNRRQFKCDNCRKPFSEELDFVAKKRTYTKRLAENILEQLKEGDILNVSRINDVTEEEIQRMIEDIAEEITEPDLSELKRLGIDEIALVKGQKNYCAVLVNLDTGKLIAILEKRTQEELRETLTGWGKEVLEQIEEVSIDLWLPYKNLVKELMPSAEVVADRFHVMKQINQELDEQRRAEKRAVEAQKNKKQKAEKEAKLEVLKRSKYSLLKNEEDLTEPQKIQLEAIKEKFPNLKKMQELKEEFRKIYETSENPTEGMLSISEWLAKSSSVFTKSCQTIRNWFGEIISYFERRTTNGVVEGINNKLKLIKRRGYGLRNFRNFWVRSMLSWHLVC, via the coding sequence ATGATACTTGACAAATTTTTGAACCTAGAAGGAACCTGTATTCAAGGCTATCGACACCTAGAAAATATCGGTATAGTTTTCCGAATCGAATCGAAAAATAAAAAAGCAACCTGTCCTCGTTGTGGCTTAGAAAGCGATAAACTCCACCAAAATCATCGACATTTAGTCAAAGATTTACCAATCTCAGGACAACCAGTGTACCTACAGGTTAATCGTCGTCAATTTAAGTGCGATAATTGTCGAAAACCCTTTAGCGAAGAGTTAGATTTTGTCGCCAAGAAACGAACCTATACGAAAAGACTAGCCGAGAATATACTCGAACAATTAAAAGAAGGAGATATTTTAAATGTTAGTCGAATAAATGACGTAACGGAAGAAGAGATTCAAAGAATGATAGAGGACATCGCCGAAGAAATTACAGAGCCAGACCTATCGGAATTAAAAAGACTAGGAATTGATGAAATCGCTCTAGTCAAAGGACAAAAAAATTACTGTGCGGTTTTAGTAAATTTAGATACGGGAAAACTAATAGCTATTCTAGAGAAGCGAACACAAGAGGAGTTGAGGGAAACGCTTACTGGGTGGGGAAAAGAGGTGTTAGAGCAAATTGAAGAAGTGAGCATAGACCTTTGGTTGCCCTATAAAAATTTGGTGAAAGAATTGATGCCATCGGCCGAGGTAGTCGCCGATAGATTCCATGTAATGAAACAAATTAATCAAGAGTTAGACGAACAGAGAAGAGCGGAAAAAAGAGCCGTAGAAGCGCAGAAAAATAAAAAACAGAAAGCGGAAAAAGAAGCGAAGCTAGAAGTTTTAAAGCGAAGTAAATATAGCCTGTTAAAAAATGAAGAAGATTTAACGGAACCCCAAAAAATTCAACTAGAAGCTATCAAAGAAAAATTCCCAAATTTGAAAAAGATGCAGGAATTAAAGGAAGAATTCAGAAAGATTTATGAAACCTCAGAGAATCCGACAGAGGGAATGCTATCCATCTCGGAATGGTTGGCAAAATCCTCCAGTGTTTTTACCAAGAGTTGTCAAACAATCCGAAACTGGTTTGGAGAAATCATTAGTTATTTTGAGCGAAGGACAACGAATGGGGTGGTCGAGGGAATCAACAATAAACTTAAACTAATAAAACGGAGAGGCTATGGCTTGAGAAACTTTCGGAATTTTTGGGTTAGAAGTATGTTATCTTGGCATCTTGTATGTTGA
- a CDS encoding AAA family ATPase, translating into MRALAPITFLIGANASGKSNALEAIRLLSWLAKGSRLDDIERNIQSGNAIARGQAIDLFSAEKQYFTLGTHIDNAPDGWTDFEIEIGLLSDQLIISGESVSKASKDQELILYKIDALPTHTPMKLG; encoded by the coding sequence ATGCGGGCTCTAGCACCCATCACCTTTTTAATCGGTGCTAATGCGTCAGGAAAAAGTAATGCACTAGAAGCAATTCGCTTACTTTCGTGGTTAGCGAAAGGCAGCAGGTTAGATGACATTGAACGCAACATTCAAAGCGGTAATGCAATTGCCCGTGGACAAGCGATCGATCTTTTCAGTGCAGAAAAACAGTATTTTACCTTGGGAACACACATTGATAACGCTCCTGACGGTTGGACTGATTTCGAGATTGAGATTGGGCTATTATCAGACCAACTTATTATCAGCGGAGAAAGTGTCAGTAAAGCTAGTAAAGATCAGGAATTAATACTTTACAAAATTGATGCGCTCCCAACTCACACACCGATGAAATTAGGGTGA
- a CDS encoding dynamin family protein, translated as MDWKSASSYYETRLSDVLNIQHFAVDLAKLPQAEVPSKLTEILLQEAIPANRQLERLRKREFRIAVVGLEKAGKSTFINAWLECDLLPAKGGRCTFTTTQIYSVKSESEQRLEVQTRSEEQFIHLLKELETVGAKEDLKTIRENEITLQQVRKEGNLVIPFTRLEDIREQLKKYVADEKYAHAVLEARLYTNKLAQAEGIVFYDVPGSDSGLAKHVDEAQQMLSDCDAVIVIQRFRSIREAELEIIKFTEQGDKNVTIADKLFVFLSHIDSLGSPEALKTHITEASQDWLKRANLPVNRIVSGSAGAYLILNNLAEEPTQLEIGQASNIQDKLKTLTGIIDDEMLKTQATGIPEIKQKIFNYINTERVAILKKRCEASIDKIVSTSEDIHHLVSQRFPENPEEAQRFEEERRRIDFSEWWHRKWEQIKADLQNFYETSVINKPLEKVNNESSSSLEKFKERYRQLLASEMAKLRQETLRKKEIIFDANSFPDFDKVRANYAWRDDLYGDVRTFLAALARQLAAELKDEALKLVDYMSSLLWGSSQVKERLIGYSEQEFLTRLENSLSVLFLRFARPVAEALIRGPVNSDTRSQIVKSLGADVELIDNYYQGDEPAFRVLKKYVKYGSDLLFNPSLRQQVLGVTEIAKNVIGMTVDTVIDLADQLTPPREVVTFEVTNDINAFEEYLRNGIFEAAGFESYCIQELRGLVDIFREKEGTWAGVAQNEWYKENPQLVAELPANLQSQEFNLEVSERLRQLAIALKRNSSSQ; from the coding sequence ATGGATTGGAAATCGGCCTCATCCTACTATGAAACCCGTCTCAGTGATGTCTTAAATATCCAACATTTTGCCGTTGACTTAGCCAAACTTCCCCAAGCTGAAGTTCCCTCTAAATTAACAGAAATCCTCCTGCAAGAGGCAATACCTGCTAACCGTCAACTCGAAAGACTGAGAAAAAGAGAATTTCGTATTGCTGTGGTTGGCTTAGAAAAGGCAGGAAAAAGTACCTTTATTAACGCATGGTTAGAATGTGATTTACTTCCTGCCAAAGGAGGAAGATGTACCTTTACCACCACTCAAATTTATTCCGTTAAAAGCGAATCTGAACAAAGATTAGAAGTGCAAACCCGCAGCGAAGAACAATTTATTCATCTCCTCAAAGAATTAGAAACCGTTGGCGCAAAAGAAGACTTAAAAACCATTAGAGAAAACGAAATCACTCTACAACAAGTCAGAAAGGAAGGTAATTTAGTTATTCCTTTTACTCGACTAGAAGACATCCGAGAACAACTAAAAAAATACGTTGCCGATGAAAAATACGCCCATGCAGTCCTAGAAGCCCGACTTTATACTAATAAACTCGCTCAAGCAGAAGGAATCGTCTTTTATGATGTCCCTGGTTCAGATTCTGGGTTAGCCAAGCACGTTGATGAAGCCCAACAAATGTTATCCGACTGTGATGCAGTCATCGTGATTCAGCGTTTTCGCAGTATTAGAGAAGCCGAATTAGAAATTATTAAATTTACAGAACAAGGTGATAAGAATGTCACCATTGCTGATAAATTATTTGTCTTTTTAAGTCATATTGACTCTCTTGGTAGCCCAGAAGCCCTTAAAACTCATATTACAGAAGCCTCTCAGGATTGGTTAAAACGCGCTAATTTACCGGTTAATCGCATTGTTTCTGGTTCAGCAGGAGCTTATTTAATCTTAAATAATCTGGCGGAAGAACCTACTCAATTAGAAATCGGACAAGCCAGCAATATTCAAGATAAATTAAAAACTTTAACTGGAATTATAGATGATGAAATGTTAAAAACTCAAGCTACAGGAATCCCTGAAATTAAACAAAAAATCTTTAATTATATTAATACTGAGCGAGTGGCAATTCTCAAGAAACGCTGTGAAGCTTCCATTGATAAAATTGTCAGCACCTCAGAGGACATTCATCATCTTGTCAGTCAAAGATTTCCCGAAAATCCTGAAGAAGCACAACGCTTTGAAGAAGAAAGAAGAAGAATTGATTTTTCAGAATGGTGGCATAGAAAATGGGAACAGATAAAAGCTGATTTACAAAATTTTTATGAAACATCTGTCATTAACAAACCCTTAGAAAAAGTTAATAACGAATCTTCCAGTAGTCTCGAAAAATTTAAAGAACGCTATAGGCAATTGTTAGCCAGTGAAATGGCAAAATTAAGACAAGAAACTTTAAGAAAAAAAGAAATTATTTTTGACGCAAATTCTTTTCCAGACTTCGACAAAGTAAGAGCTAATTATGCTTGGCGGGATGACTTGTATGGGGATGTTAGAACATTTTTGGCTGCCCTTGCTCGACAATTAGCGGCAGAATTAAAAGATGAAGCCTTAAAATTAGTCGATTATATGTCCTCTTTATTATGGGGAAGTTCTCAAGTAAAAGAACGACTTATTGGTTATTCAGAGCAGGAGTTTTTAACTCGCTTAGAAAATAGTTTATCAGTGTTATTTTTAAGATTTGCTCGTCCCGTTGCTGAAGCATTAATTCGCGGACCGGTTAACAGTGATACCCGCAGCCAAATTGTCAAATCCTTAGGGGCTGATGTGGAACTGATTGATAACTATTATCAAGGAGATGAACCTGCTTTTAGGGTCTTAAAAAAATACGTTAAATATGGTTCTGATTTACTCTTTAACCCTAGTCTTCGTCAACAGGTGTTAGGTGTAACAGAAATTGCCAAAAACGTTATCGGAATGACGGTAGATACAGTTATCGATTTAGCCGACCAATTAACCCCACCCAGAGAGGTTGTTACCTTTGAAGTAACTAATGATATTAACGCTTTTGAAGAATATCTACGCAATGGTATTTTTGAAGCTGCAGGATTTGAGTCCTACTGTATTCAAGAATTAAGAGGATTAGTGGATATTTTTCGAGAAAAAGAAGGAACATGGGCAGGTGTCGCTCAAAACGAATGGTATAAAGAGAATCCTCAGCTTGTAGCAGAATTACCCGCTAATTTGCAATCTCAAGAATTTAATTTAGAAGTTAGTGAACGACTGAGACAATTAGCAATTGCCTTGAAAAGAAATAGTTCCTCTCAGTAG
- a CDS encoding DUF6883 domain-containing protein — MKLKDIVNKVKIDSRKLTQYALNLDNPKGLNKAIMFQRHLGYTQDNYEPLLQQIANKSLEAKAVYQSTDRHGKRYQVDLEITGIEPGQQEIVRTGWIVEPDSDTAKLVTLYVRKRP, encoded by the coding sequence ATGAAATTAAAAGATATTGTCAACAAAGTCAAAATAGATTCTAGAAAATTAACCCAATATGCTCTCAATTTAGACAATCCAAAAGGATTAAATAAAGCCATCATGTTTCAACGCCACTTAGGATATACTCAAGATAATTATGAGCCACTTCTACAACAAATCGCTAACAAATCCCTTGAAGCAAAAGCTGTTTATCAAAGTACAGATCGACATGGCAAACGCTATCAAGTTGACCTAGAAATTACAGGAATTGAACCAGGGCAACAAGAAATAGTGAGGACTGGATGGATTGTTGAGCCTGATAGTGATACAGCTAAATTAGTAACTTTATATGTGAGAAAAAGACCATGA
- a CDS encoding IS1380-like element ISMae9 family transposase → MTPSSDQSRLNQLNFGNLNGRQVIANFEGEKITSDAGIILMAELDQKLKITARFAECFRDYRNSSYLDYSVHELLAQRVYGIVLGYEDVNDHDKLRHAPALAIALKKLNFIDSAQANLAGKSTINRLEYCPETVINQENSRYHKIEPNPKEIEKAFVDIFLESYKKPPKPIILDMDVTDDQVHGNQEGAFFNTYYKGVCYAPLYIFCEHHLLVAKLRSSHVDTAGGALEELQRIIGIIREKWSDTQILVRGDSAYSREDIMKFCESQAGVDYVLAMATNSQLKLRATDVIEKAKADYEQRLQPVTELMETLFSPDEELGELAKLVPESTWYRSLCYQTQKSWSRSRRVVTKVCPGSEGVKIRHVVTSLPASKIPPSKLYTEKYCPRGERSNRIKEQQLDLFADRNSTQTFESNQLRLWLSSMAYVLMQAFRQNCLAKTSFAKATVGTIRLNFLKLGARITVSVRRILIAIASSCPYQDILAIAYSRIQAIAGTG, encoded by the coding sequence ATGACTCCTAGTTCAGACCAGTCTCGACTCAATCAATTAAATTTTGGAAACCTCAATGGAAGACAAGTAATCGCTAATTTTGAGGGAGAAAAAATCACCTCAGATGCAGGAATTATTTTGATGGCAGAGTTAGACCAAAAGCTAAAAATAACGGCTCGGTTTGCCGAATGTTTTCGAGATTATCGAAATTCATCCTATCTAGATTATTCAGTTCATGAACTACTCGCACAAAGAGTTTATGGGATAGTTTTGGGATATGAGGATGTCAATGATCATGATAAATTACGTCATGCTCCAGCTTTAGCAATAGCATTGAAAAAACTAAATTTTATTGACTCAGCCCAAGCAAATTTAGCGGGAAAAAGTACAATTAATCGACTAGAATATTGTCCGGAAACAGTCATCAATCAAGAGAACAGTCGTTACCATAAAATCGAGCCTAACCCCAAAGAAATTGAAAAAGCTTTTGTGGACATCTTTCTAGAATCCTACAAAAAGCCACCGAAACCAATTATTTTAGACATGGATGTCACCGATGACCAAGTGCATGGAAATCAAGAGGGAGCGTTTTTCAATACTTATTATAAAGGAGTGTGTTATGCTCCTTTGTATATTTTCTGTGAGCATCATTTATTAGTAGCTAAACTCCGGTCTTCTCATGTAGATACTGCTGGGGGAGCATTAGAAGAATTGCAGCGAATAATCGGTATAATTCGAGAAAAATGGTCAGATACGCAGATATTAGTACGAGGAGATAGTGCCTATTCCCGTGAAGATATCATGAAATTTTGCGAAAGTCAAGCAGGAGTTGATTATGTTTTAGCAATGGCAACGAATAGTCAATTAAAATTACGAGCGACCGATGTAATTGAGAAAGCTAAGGCAGATTACGAGCAAAGACTTCAGCCAGTTACTGAATTAATGGAGACGTTATTTTCTCCCGATGAAGAGTTAGGAGAATTGGCGAAATTGGTACCAGAATCGACTTGGTATCGTTCCCTATGTTATCAAACCCAAAAATCCTGGAGCCGTTCAAGAAGAGTGGTGACAAAAGTTTGTCCTGGTAGTGAGGGCGTAAAAATTCGCCACGTTGTGACTTCTTTACCTGCATCAAAGATTCCCCCATCTAAACTTTACACTGAAAAATATTGCCCCAGAGGTGAGAGGTCAAATCGAATTAAAGAGCAACAATTAGACTTATTTGCTGACCGGAATTCGACACAGACATTTGAGAGTAATCAATTAAGACTTTGGTTGTCATCAATGGCTTATGTTTTAATGCAAGCTTTTCGTCAAAATTGTTTGGCTAAAACTTCTTTTGCCAAAGCGACAGTGGGAACAATTCGCCTTAATTTCCTTAAATTAGGAGCTAGAATTACTGTTAGTGTCAGAAGAATTTTAATCGCAATTGCCAGTTCTTGTCCCTATCAAGATATTTTAGCGATAGCTTACTCTAGAATTCAAGCGATAGCGGGAACTGGATAA
- a CDS encoding DUF4926 domain-containing protein, with protein sequence MIKPELFDLVELLVDLPEHNLIMGEQGTIVEDYNDGCYEIEFSNDLGETIALCSLPMQQFIVIWKAQNKTWLSLTEKLTALIDKLPKEKQQKVLDFTRSLYQ encoded by the coding sequence ATGATTAAACCAGAATTATTTGACCTTGTGGAATTATTAGTTGACTTGCCTGAACATAACTTAATAATGGGAGAACAAGGGACAATTGTTGAAGACTACAATGATGGTTGTTACGAAATTGAATTTAGTAATGATCTAGGGGAAACTATCGCCCTTTGTTCTCTCCCAATGCAGCAATTTATTGTCATCTGGAAAGCTCAGAACAAAACTTGGTTATCTTTAACAGAAAAGCTAACAGCTTTAATCGATAAATTACCCAAAGAAAAGCAACAAAAAGTTTTAGATTTCACCCGCTCTTTGTATCAATAA